One Triticum dicoccoides isolate Atlit2015 ecotype Zavitan chromosome 5B, WEW_v2.0, whole genome shotgun sequence genomic window carries:
- the LOC119307422 gene encoding E3 ubiquitin-protein ligase RNF14-like — protein sequence MPRKSSKAAANALQRLNLDAEDAPVETLPAKASSSGTAAVGGGPEEECLRRLHELVGFGRERVELTEEEVRANDQRQEDEICALEAIFGDNLVMFSRKEGQRSFQVHVHIEIPDGTNVSARLSSGAGTPNYKQAHDHDGDASDELFYKFRVDHLPPILLSCLLPLSYPSHQPPFFTISTEWLDRVMISSLCEMLDMTWEEQQGMEVIYQWVQRLQSSSLSYLGFGDEIVLSKHDQTYAEDGGDKRALTHNAPPDVTIPRIIRYNDDKHHEAFLYAIHYCMICFSEFPGDEALCPSCLFSFCALCRERRHVGVQCLSPEEKLHVLEERQKSARTKGDIQKLMDEVCTIKEILKDAKQCPRCKMAISKIDGCNKMTCWNCGEFFCYQCNAAISGYDHFKGDCVVFDQVEIDRLQTHMNQRLHRLVIGRVQAALFARGHAYPCPTCGQAIRKIGNNNHLYCWSCNQHCCALCRTSVQKMSQHFGPAGCKQHTANP from the exons ATGCCTCGGAAATCGTCCAAGGCCGCCGCCAACGCACTCCAACGCCTCAACCTCGACGCCGAGGATGCTCCCGTAGAGACGCTGCCGGCGAAAGCTTCTTCGTCCGGGACCGCCGCGGTGGGTGGGGGCCCGGAGGAAGAGTGCTTGAGAAGGCTGCACGAGCTGGTGGGGTTTGGTCGGGAGAGAGTGGAGTTGACTGAGGAGGAGGTGCGCGCCAACGATCAGAGGCAGGAGGACGAG ATATGTGCCCTGGAAGCGATTTTTGGTGACAATCTAGTCATGTTCAGTAGAAAGGAGGGCCAGCGATCTTTCCAG GTTCATGTGCATATTGAGATCCCAGATGGTACAAATGTATCGGCCAGGCTCAGTTCTGGTGCTGGGACACCAAATTACAAGCAAGCACATGATCATGATGGTGATGCCAGTGATGAGCTGTTTTACAAGTTTAGGGTTGATCATTTACCTCCGATCCTGTTATCATGCCTCCTGCCTTTGTCGTACCCTAGCCATCAACCACCTTTTTTCACTATATCCACCGAATGGCTGGACAGAGTGATGATTTCGTCATTATGTGAGATGCTGGATATGACCTGGGAAGAGCAACAAGGCATGGAAGTAATATATCAGTGGGTGCAACGGCTCCAAAGCTCTTCCCTTTCTTACTTAGGGTTTGGCGATGAGATAGTTTTAAGCAAGCATGATCAAACATATGCTGAAGATGGTGGGGATAAGCGTGCTTTAACACACAATGCTCCACCTGATGTTACAATTCCAAGGATTATTAGATACAATGATGATAAGCATCATGAAGCCTTTTTGTATGCTATCCATTACTGCATGATTTGTTTTAGCGAGTTTCCAG GTGATGAAGCCTTGTGTCCAAGTTGTTTATTCAGCTTTTGCGCACTTTGTAGAGAGCGGCGTCATGTTGGGGTGCAATGTTTATCTCCAGAAGAAAAACTTCATGTTTTGGAG GAACGTCAAAAGTCCGCACGAACAAAGGGAGatattcagaagcttatggatgaagTATGCACCATCAAGGAAATTTTGAAAGATGCAAAGCAATGCCCGCGTTGCAAGATGGCTATATCTAAGATTGATGGATGCAATAAGATGACCTGTTGGAACTGCGGCGAGTTTTTCTGCTACCAATGTAACGCTGCAATTAGTGGATATGATCATTTCAA GGGTGATTGTGTGGTATTTGATCAGGTTGAAATCGATAGATTGCAGACACATATGAATCAAAGGCTACACCGCCTGGTTATTGGACGAGTGCAGGCTGCCTTGTTTGCACGAGGACATGCTTACCCGTGTCCTACTTGCGGCCAAGCAATTCGGAAG ATTGGAAACAACAATCATCTGTACTGTTGGTCATGCAACCAACACTGCTGCGCATTGTGCCGCACGTCTGTCCAGAAGATGTCACAGCATTTTGGTCCCGCGGGATGTAAGCAACATACTGCAAATCCCTGA